In Raphanus sativus cultivar WK10039 chromosome 5, ASM80110v3, whole genome shotgun sequence, the following proteins share a genomic window:
- the LOC108862451 gene encoding 12-oxophytodienoate reductase 3, translated as MAAQGNSTDTLFSPYKMGRFDLSHRVVLAPMTRCRALNGVPNAGLAEYYAQRTTPGGFLISEGTMISPGSAGFPHVPGIYSEEQVEAWKPVVEAVHSKGGFIFCQLWHVGRASHPLYQPNGGSPISSTDKPISERWRVLLPDGSHAKYPKPRPLHASEIPRVVEDYCNSALNAIRAGFDGIEIHGAHGYLIDQFMKNGINDRTDQYGGSIENRCRFLLQVVKGVVSAIGASKVGVRISPAIDHLDATDSDPLSLGLAVVDLLNKLQNDTGSKLAYLHVTQPRYHAYGQTESGRQGSDEEEAKLMKSLRTAYNGTFMSSGGFNKELGMQAIQQGDADLVSFGRLFIANPDLVSRFKVDAKLNKYDRKTFYTQDPVVGYTDYSFLAPVSRL; from the exons ATGGCGGCGCAGGGAAACTCCACGGACACACTTTTCTCTCCTTACAAGATGGGAAGATTCGATCTCTCTCACAG AGTGGTTCTGGCGCCGATGACACGTTGCAGGGCGTTGAACGGCGTTCCAAACGCGGGGCTGGCGGAGTATTACGCTCAACGCACCACTCCCGGTGGTTTTCTCATCTCCGAAGGCACCATGATCTCTCCCGGATCCGCTGG GTTTCCACATGTACCTGGAATCTATTCGGAGGAGCAAGTAGAAGCATGGAAGCCCGTTGTGGAAGCAGTTCACTCCAAAGGAGGTTTCATCTTCTGTCAGTTATGGCACGTTGGACGAGCTTCTCATCCGT TGTACCAACCTAACGGTGGATCACCAATATCTTCAACTGACAAACCCATCTCAGAAAGATGGCGAGTTCTGTTGCCTGATGGATCACACGCGAAATACCCTAAACCTCGGCCTCTGCACGCTTCGGAGATACCTCGAGTGGTGGAAGATTATTGCAACTCGGCTTTGAACGCAATCCGAGCTGGTTTTGATGGGATTGAGATCCATGGAGCGCACGGTTACCTCATTGATCAGTTTATGAAAAATGGGATCAATGACCGTACCGACCAATACGGAGGCTCCATTGAAAACCGTTGCAGATTCTTACTCCAG GTAGTGAAAGGTGTGGTTTCAGCGATAGGAGCTAGTAAAGTTGGTGTGAGGATATCTCCAGCAATAGACCATCTCGATGCAACTGATTCTGACCCACTATCCCTCGGGCTAGCCGTGGTTGATCTGCTCAACAAGTTACAGAACGATACAGGCTCCAAGCTAGCTTACCTTCATGTAACACAGCCTCGGTACCACGCCTATGGGCAAACAGAATCTGGAAGGCAAGGTagtgatgaggaagaagctaagTTAATGAAGAGCTTGCGTACGGCCTACAATGGAACATTTATGTCTAGTGGAGGTTTCAACAAGGAGCTTGGCATGCAAGCCATTCAGCAAGGGGATGCTGATTTGGTTTCCTTTGGCAGGCTGTTTATTGCAAACCCGGATCTGGTTTCTCGGTTTAAGGTTGATgcgaagttgaataaatatgaTCGGAAGACGTTTTACACTCAAGATCCAGTTGTTGGCTACACAGATTATTCCTTCTTGGCTCCAGTTTCTCGCCTCTGA
- the LOC108862429 gene encoding enoyl-[acyl-carrier-protein] reductase [NADH], chloroplastic-like produces the protein MAATAASSLQMATTKRPSISAASTKVGTNPRNNASWDKIACTPRLSNLGCLRNNKTALLPTSKKSFSFSTKAMSEESSQNNKASSGLPIDLRGKRAFIAGIADDNGYGWAIAKSLAAAGAEILVGTWVPALNIFETSLRRGKFDQSRVLPDGSLMEIKKVYPLDAVFDNPEDVPEDVKANKRYAGSSNWTVQEAAECVRKDFGSIDILVHSLANGPEVSKPLLETSRKGYLAAISASSYSFVSLLSHFLPIMNPGGASISLTYIASERIIPGYGGGMSSAKAALESDTRVLAFEAGRKQNIRVNTISAGPLGSRAAKAIGFIDTMIEYSYNNAPIQKTLTADEVGNAAAFLASPLASAITGATIYVDNGLNSMGVALDSPVFKDLNN, from the exons ATGGCGGCAACAGCAGCTTCAAGCTTGCAAATGGCTACAACAAAAAGGCCGAGCATCTCTGCTGCCTCTACCAAAGTTGGGACCAATCCCAGGAACAACGCATCATGGGACAAAATTGCCTGCACTCCCCGTCTATCGAACCTGGGATGTTTGAGAAACAACAAGACTGCTCTTCTTCCAACTTCTAAAaagagtttttctttttcaacaaAGGCCATGTCTGAAGAATCCAGCCAAAACAACAAGGCTTCTTCTGGACTTCCTATTGATTTGAGAG GGAAAAGGGCTTTCATTGCTGGTATTGCTGATGACAATGGATATGGTTGGGCCATTGCCAAATCTCTTGCTGCTGCTGGTGCTGAAATTTTGGTTGGCACTTGGGTTCct GCGCTAAACATTTTTGAGACGAGCTTGAGACGTGGAAAATTCGACCAGTCACGCGT GTTGCCAGACGGATCACTGATGGAGATTAAAAAGGTTTATCCTTTGGATGCTGTGTTTGACAATCCTGAAGATGTCCCTGAAGAT GTGAAAGCGAATAAGCGATATGCTGGATCATCAAACTGGACTGTACAGGAAGCTGCAGAATGTGTGAGGAAAGATTTTGGAAGCATTGACATTCTTGTCCACTCACTTGCAAATGGACCAGAG GTTAGCAAACCTCTTCTGGAGACATCGAGGAAAGGCTATCTTGCTGCTATCTCTGCTTCTAGCTACTCCTTTGTTTCTCTCCTCAGCCATTTTCTGCCAATTATGAACCCAG GAGGTGCTTCTATCTCTCTTACTTACATTGCCTCTGAAAGGATCATTCCCGG GTATGGTGGAGGTATGAGTTCTGCCAAAGCCGCATTAGAGAGTGACACACGTGTGCTTGCATTTGAAGCTGGAAGGAAACAAAACATTAGGGTCAACACTATCTCTGCAG GTCCTTTGGGAAGCCGAGCAGCTAAAGCAATTGGGTTCATAGACACAATGATCGAGTATTCATACAACAACGCGCCTATTCAGAAAACGCTGACCGCAG ATGAAGTTGGGAATGCGGCAGCCTTCTTGGCATCTCCATTAGCCTCTGCCATAACTGGTGCAACCATCTATGTGGACAATGGCTTGAATTCGATGGGTGTTGCTCTGGACAGCCCTGTTTTCAAAGACCTCAACAATTAA